In Camelina sativa cultivar DH55 chromosome 13, Cs, whole genome shotgun sequence, the genomic window CGACCTATGCTTCTAATGGGTCCGTGTTCGTATATATACCAATAGCTAGGTCCAATACTGTATATTTGTTTACGTGTTAATACGTCGTcggatttttttatttctttttggcaGGATCTGATCATAAAAGTAGCCGGACGACGACGATGTCGTCTCGACAGTACTCTCTCCGAACAACCGCCGCCGATATCTTCCTTTATTCCGAGAACGAGAAGTCCGATTATGAATGGTACGTAATATAATGTCCCCCCCNTAATATCCCCCCTCCCTTTAATTGTGTTTATGATTTCTCAAAGTCTGATCATGATTTCTATAAAATTCCTTGTAaacatatcctttttttttgttacattttgCATCAAAATATTTGTACTTCCAATATCAAAGTGAATTTGATCAATTTTCTAAGACATTCTTGCTAAACTCTAGTGTGTGATCTCTGATGTCTGGTCTTGTTCAGCTGATTTGTACGCATTCTAAAACGTCTCACTCGTGCCTAAAAAGTCCTTTTGCATGAAATAACCATTGCATAAAACAAACTTTTCGATCACTTTTCCTTATgtttatatatcttaattacaaccttaattagttttagtttaatttttttttataatctctaAATACTTTCTAAACTTCGCCCTTTTGTCAATGTTCCATTTGGCATGTCTCAAATACAGCCATGAGTTAGACAATTATCAGCAAAAACcgatttatatatttgttgatTGTTCATATTGTTCCGGACCAGGCTGGTTACGCCGCCAGGCTCACCGACTAGAAGCGTAACGAACCAACTCGACTCACCCTACGGAGACCGGATGACTCTTATATCTCGGGTACGGACTCAGTATATATGTCTCATGGTCTCGCCATTCTCTTGGATTTGCGGTACAgtactcttcttcatcatctctcattgttttttttctttctacgtACAGTTAGAGAACTACAGCAAAGAAGAGAGGGACAACGTACCACCCAAGACCCAAAAGACGTCGTTGCACaattcctcctctgtttctggaATCAGAAGACCATCGTCCTCTAGTAGCTCAAGGTCAACGAGTAGACCTTCCTCACCATCCAGAAGGTCTACTCCAGCCAAAAGGCCATCAACGCCAACCTCAAGTGCCACCTCAACATCTGCACGTGGCTCATTAACCTCGTCTTCTGCTACTAGTAGCTCAAGCTCAACGACCAGAAGACCTTCTTCAAGCTCTGGAACCTCACGTGTTACCTTAACCGCTGCACGTGCCACCAGGCCCGCCACCTCAACCGGCCAACAAACTACTTGTTCAGCCACCTCTACTCGATCCAATAACCGGCCGATGTCGGCGCCTAATTCAAAACCGAGATCGAGGTCAAGCACTCCAACTCGCCGTCCATCTACTCCGTCAGGTTCATCGACTGTATTGAGAACTAAACCGGTGAGTAAACCGGCCTTGTCACAAGGAGCTTCTGCGATCGTGAGATCAAGGCCATGGGAACCTTACGAGATGCCTGGATTCTCTCTAGAGGCGCCGTCGAATCTTAGAACTAAGTTACCGGATAGGCCACAAACCGCTTCAAGTGTCAGAAGCAGAGCATTTGGTGCGTCTAATAGTTCAAGATCAGCGTCCATAGAACGCGAGGTTTCAAGGAGACAGTCTTGTTCGCCTTCTAGAAGCCGGGCTCCGAACAGTGCTCCGAGTGGAAACGTAAATGGTGCTGTTCCTTTGTCACGTGGACGACGAGCAAAGACTACGCACGATGATGGTGGGTTGACAAGTCATGTAGCTAAGGGGAATCAAAAGATGGAGAGAGTTGTAAATGTGAGAAAGCTTGCTCCACCGCGAGTGACAGAAACCAGAGGCAGAGGACTCGGTGGTGATGGTGGCTCCTCCGCTGGGAAGTCGAGCTCGGGATCTGATGGTTTTGGGTTTGGGAGAAACCTATCTAAAAGCTCCATCGACTTGGCCTTGAGACACATGGTACGGTAACATATATGTTATGAAAtgaaaagattttaaaagggACATATATGTCAACCATGCATGATGTATTATTTAGACGACTTTCAACTTTCGAACATTTCTTCGAGAGTACTTTTGTAATGGTGTCTCTATGTGATAATAGGATGTTAGACAAGGAAGCATGGCGGGGAATTTCCGACCGTCAGTGACGAAAACACCGGCGACGTCATCGTACAGTGTGAGATCATGTAGAAACCGGCCGGTGAGCAGCAGCGGGAGCTCGGAATCGAGTGTCAACATTTTGTGCTTAGACGGTAGCGACGACAATCTCAGCGACATCAGTTATTCTTAAAGTAACCCATGAATCTCTGTCTTGGTGCAGAAAGATACTAATGATCATCAGGTCTTATTAGAGGCTCAAGTATTAGAATGCCCATGAATTTTGGTTTGTATATTACTATATTGATTTTTGAACATAAAAATACTGTATCTTGATAATAATGATACAAATTGTATGTAGTGTTGTCGTAATTGttactcacaagtcacaactcacaaacttaatctgtgtgtttttttgttttgtttactttgtttttgtttagtacGGTGCCACATTTTACTATATAGTTGTAAAAAACAATGATCCCAAACATTCGAAGTCAACAAAAGttgtctctctgtttcttttgcgtcaaaataaaattatacaagaaTTCTTTagcaacaaaaataataattttcacaTGTTGACAAAAAAGGAATAATCATCGTATATTTTAATTCGATTAATTGAGAACGATGATTTAACGGCTGACATGCGATGCTGGTAGAAACAGGATAACGCATCTAACGCCACGTGTAACAAAGTCTCAGGTATCTTCGTAATTTACATGAAAGCCCCTTCGTCTCTCTCGCCTATAAATATCTTAGagcctctcttcttccttttctcttgttgaataaaaaaaaaaaatcaagggaCCCAGAAAAACCCTCTTTagcggagaaaaaaaaaagaaaaaaaaaaaagagagtagcGAAATTGAGAGAAGTTGAATCTGCAATATTTGTTGTCACGCATTTTTCTCAGGAAACTGTTACTTTCACTACCTTTAGATTTGTTCTTCACAAAGTCCGAATTTGTCGAAATTGGACGATGAATCGTTTAGGTCATAAATCTGTGGTTTATAACGGGGATTCGCGTTTGGGAGAACTTGATGTCTCTTCTTCAGGTCATGAATTCCGATTCCCTAACGATGAGATTCGAATCCACCATCTATCTCCGCCTGGCGAGAGGTGTCTTCCCCTCGCGATTCTTCAGACGATTGCTTCTTTTTCCGTTAGATGCAAGCTTGAGTCATCCGCTCCGGTCAAACCTCCAGAGTTAATGCATCTTCACGCTCTCTGTTTCCATGAATTAAAGGTAGGTTTCCTTTTCGAATTGTTTCCGATTTGGTTGGAGCGTTTTCGGTAGCttgaattttgatgatttttggtGATTTTACACAGACTGCTGTGGTTTTGCTTGGCGATGAGGAGATTCATTTAGTGGCTATGCCAAGTAAGGAGAAGAAGTTCCCGTGCTTTTGGTGTTTCTCGGTTCCTTCAGGTCTTTATGATTCCTGTTTAAAGATGCTCAACACTCGGTGTCTGTCAATTGTGTTTGATCTCGATGAAACTTTGATTGTTGCAAATACCATGAAGTCCTTTGAGGATAGGATCGAGGCTCTTAAAGCTTGGATTTCACGAGAGATTGATCCTGTCAGGATTAATGGAATGTCCGCTGAACTTAAAAGGTATATGGATGATAGGATGCTGCTCAAGCAGTATATTGATAATGACTATGCCTTTGATAACGGAGTTTTGTTAAAGGCTCAGCCTGAGGAGGTCCGCCCAACTTCTGATGGTCTCGAGAAAGTTTTTAGACCCGTGATTAGATTGCCCGAAAAGAATACTGTGCTTACTAGGATTAATCCAGAGGTtagaagatctctctctctctcttgtggtTGTATTTATTCATTTCATCTTATCTGATTCGTTTTTGGGCTTATCCTTTCTGGAATGTGATAGGATAAGGTCGTTTTAGTGTACATGAGTAATctggtttttatgttttgggaataaccaagttttttttctcctatCTGGGGTTATTTCTGATGCAGATCCGTGACACTAGTGTGCTTGTAAAGCTGAGGCCAGCGTGGGAAGAATTAAGAAGCTATTTGACTGCAAAACTTAGGAAACGTTTTGAAGTTTACGTTTGTACCATGGCTGAAAGGGATTATGCTTTGGAAATGTGGAGACTTCTTGATCCGGAAGCTCATTTAATAAGTCTCAAGGAGCTTCGAGATCGTATTGTATGCGTTAAACCAGGTCAAACCCATCTCTGGCTTCTTTGATTCCCttgatctttgtttttggtACATAAGTGTTTTGCTCCCATTGATGCAGCTTTCTGAGTTCTGTTTTGTTATCTCTTTCATTACTGTTTTTGTGGTGAATTGTTATATATAGTTTGCCTCTTCTGCCTTCCCTCTCTAGTGCCTGATCTGATTTGTTGACCTCTTAGTTTTAAGTATTAAGGACCTGACTATCTGCCTCTGTATCTCTGTGAAACTCAcactaacaattttttttaatttttttcttgctcTTTGCGTTGCAGACGCCAAGAAATCGTTGTTAAGTGTCTTCAATGGTGGCGTTTGTCATCCAAAAATGGCAATGGTCATTGATGACCGTATTAAGGTTTGGGAGGAAAAGGATCAACCACGGGTTCATGCTGTCCCTGCATATCTCCCTTATTATGCTCCACAAGCAGAGGCATGTCGTTACTCTTGCATTAAGCTGTGAATTAAATCCTGTATCGCTTCATTTTCCATGTGTGTATCTAACCTTTCtcttatacccattttatcaGACAGCCCTTCTCGTTCCAATTCTTTGCGTAGCAAGAAATGTTGCATGCAATGTCAGAGGTTACTTTTTCAAGTAagttatcttgtttttgtttatgtaatgaAATCATGCTGGTTGTTCTTACTACTTCCGGACATTTATGGCAGGGAATTTGATGAGAGTTTGATGAATAGTATATCTTTGGTTTACTATGAAGATGATGTAAAAAATTTACCTCCACCACCGGATGTGAGCAACTATGTCGTTATAGAGGTACCTGCACTTAGAATTTTATCATTGTTAATTGATTGTACAAAATTCTTGCTCCAACTACAATATGCAATCTAGCTATATCTGTCTGTAGGATCCTGGCTTTGCCGCAAATGGAAATATAACAGCTCCTCCAATGATGGAAGGAATGTGTGGGGGTGAAGTGGAACGCAGACTAAACCAAGCGGTCagtaaaataatataagaaaagtAGATACAAAATTTGGGATAAGGCGATCTTtaagtaaaaatatgttttggtgCAAAGCTTAATTTCCTGTTGTAATCTGATTTAAAATTGACTTTTTAATTTCTTGGTGAGAAGGCTGCAGCCGATCATTCTACTCTTCCTGCCACAAGTAACGCTGAGCTAAAACCTGAAACCCCCAAGCCGCAGATAGCAGTCATACCAAATAATTCTAGCACGACAACTGCAGCAGCATTGTTACCTTCGCATAGTACGAACTTTTGACTTTATACAACTTCGAGTTTGGAATTGTACAGTTATTTTGCACGTTAATGTTTGTTTCTGAgattctctgtgttttgtcgTCAATCACAATCTAGAACCTAGTTTGCTTGGAGCTCCTAGACGGGATGGCTTCACTTTTTCTGATTGTGGAAGACCCCTTATGATGAGGCCTGGTGTCGATATAAGGaaccaaaactttaatcaaCCGCCCATTCTGGCTAAAATTCCTATGCAGCCACCTTCGTCTTCTATGCAGCCACCTTCGTCTTCTATGCATTCTCAGGGTGGTAGGTTGGTGGATGATGAGAATAGACCTTCTTTTCCTGGTCGACCTTCAGGAGTTTATCCAAGTCAATTTCCTCATGGAATACAAGGTTCTGCTCCTGTTGCTTCATTCACACACCCTTCTCACTTGAGGAGTGAAGAGGTTAGTTTTGCATTCTAAGTATCTCTCTTTTGACTTCAAAGTATGAGTATCTACGGTCTGAGAATTTTCATGCAGGTGTCAACGGATGATGACCTGAAAAGGCAAAATCCTTCACGTCAAACAGCAGGTATGTTATAGTTTCAACACTAATGTAGTCAAGCTGATACTAAGGTATATTAGATTGTTGAATTTCTCGCCTCCGCTGGTTTTCAGTGTAGTGCTCTTAGATATTGATTTAGGATAAGATAATTATTGGTTTCCACACCTGATGTATATGTCTACTTGCTGAATCTGTCATAACAAGGTGGAATAATACCTTTTAATATTGGCACTTGTTCAAACTATTTGCAGAGGGTGGATTATCCCAGAGTCATTTGGTATCAAATGGTAGAGAACATCATACAGATGGTGGAAAGAATAATGGCGGGCAGTCTCATTTATTTGTGAGTGCGCTGCAAGAGATTGGAAGAAGATGCGGTTCAAAGGTGCATACTCACATAACCACGCAAGCTATTCCTTTTCCTGTTTTCATGGATTTTGACTAATTCATGTACAATTTTGCAGGTGGAGTTTAGGACTGTGATGAGTACCAACAAAGAGTTACAGTTTTCGGTTGAGGTAAGATGGATCAGCTTGTTTAAGTATTTTTGTCTCATGTTAACTtcactttcctttttcttgtttttaattgcTGTTGTTAATTTACGTAGGTTTTGTTCACGGGTGAGAAGATAGGCATTGGGATGGCAAAAACTAAGAAAGATGCACATCAACAAGCGGCTGAGAATGCTCTTCGAAGTTTGGCTggtaaaatttctttatttgtgGATCTATTCACCACTTGTTTTTGGTCCTCTGTGTAGCGAGTACATTTGGTTACAGACTGGTCAATCTTCTTTGTGTTGCTTTATGCAGAAAAGTATGTTGCACATGTATCACCTCTAtctaaagaaacagagaaagatccAAGAAATGACGAGAATGGATTTTTGTGGGAAAGCGATGAAGTTGTACCAAATGAAGGACTTGAAGAGAAAGCACCTAAAGAAAGCATTCCTCAGTTGTGAGTTTTGTCGCCAATGCCAAATATGGGTTGAAAGAGTGATGTGGGGAAGAAGCCATTAGGTAAATATTCCTTACCGGTGTGAGAAACCTATAAAGGCAAAGATCTAAAAGGTAACGAAGTGCCAAATAAGGGACTTTttgattatgaaaatatatagcCTATCCCCTTGAGAGCTAGTAGTCTCATGACTCTTGTTGTTTTGGTTACTATAGAGTTTTGAGAAGGTGAATATGAAACCTTGCACCCAAGGCTCCGCCGGAATTAGGTTTATGTTTGGTATAGGtgattgtatattatttttagtataaggtgatggtttttttgttgttgttgttgttggttcataAGAGCAGCATTACAAGGGATTTATGTAGTTTGATTTAGAATTCTTTAGTTTGTAGCTCATAGCCTCAATACTGTATGGCTAAACCAAACTTCACAATACCCATAGTCATAGTTCATTTTATAAATGACCGTATGTTCCTACAGGGGTCGTTTGTAATTTGATTGAAGAATTGGTACAGTCTATTAAATTTATCGCCGCTACCCACTGAATTCTACCAACAAGATACTGCATATGGTTTTATGGAAATTTCGATTATATATTGGGCTTAAATTGCACATGACACTCCTCGAGGTTTACAAAAatgttttaaggaaaaaaagaggTGCTCCTAAACGTACGGCGTTGGCACCTTGGCCCTTCTCGAAGAGCACCACAAGTTCAAAACGATAAACCATAAAAGAAATGTACAACAACTAGATCTTCTATAAAAGATTAATATACACATTTTGTGAtaatcatgatcatcatcatttgTGTAGGAAATTGGAATTGTAAGACCAATCATATGATAATCATGATCGCCATCATTaatgtaacaacaacaatacaattGGATCCACATGATATATGTACTAAACACTAGCACTCCATTCTTTCCTCATCTCTCTGTCAAAACCATTTgatcatacatatatacaaagaCAACACTACATGAATTCAATCTACTATCAATTCTCATAGATACAAAACGTAAAGATGAGCAGAAAGAAGAAGGCAGCGCACCTTTTAAGAACAATTTTGACTATCTGTCTGAAACCATGGGAGAATCATCTTCTTGAGGCTCTTTTTCCGGTGAATGTATGCactcaaaactttttttgtgtttagaaAAGTCTGAAGTTGCTTAGAAGCTTGCGAAGTGTTCTACGTCCCCATTGGATATCATTCTCTAAAAGCATATCCGGCGTTCCAAGCGGCTCTGTCTCTAGCCGCTGCTGCTCTTCCTCTACTACATTGTATTGCCTCTGATCTACACTTTTCACTGCTTCTAGCTCCGATTTGTCCAATAATGAAATCGCTTTTactttctctttcttgattATTTCTCCTTTGGTTTCTTGCTTCTTATCTACCTGCAAATAGCTTTCTCCATTCATTAAATAAGACAATAAGGCCATTTACAGCTGAAAATCATATTGCTGGA contains:
- the LOC104734176 gene encoding uncharacterized serine-rich protein C215.13-like, giving the protein MRRHEKGHRPMLLMGSDHKSSRTTTMSSRQYSLRTTAADIFLYSENEKSDYEWLVTPPGSPTRSVTNQLDSPYGDRMTLISRLENYSKEERDNVPPKTQKTSLHNSSSVSGIRRPSSSSSSRSTSRPSSPSRRSTPAKRPSTPTSSATSTSARGSLTSSSATSSSSSTTRRPSSSSGTSRVTLTAARATRPATSTGQQTTCSATSTRSNNRPMSAPNSKPRSRSSTPTRRPSTPSGSSTVLRTKPVSKPALSQGASAIVRSRPWEPYEMPGFSLEAPSNLRTKLPDRPQTASSVRSRAFGASNSSRSASIEREVSRRQSCSPSRSRAPNSAPSGNVNGAVPLSRGRRAKTTHDDGGLTSHVAKGNQKMERVVNVRKLAPPRVTETRGRGLGGDGGSSAGKSSSGSDGFGFGRNLSKSSIDLALRHMDVRQGSMAGNFRPSVTKTPATSSYSVRSCRNRPVSSSGSSESSVNILCLDGSDDNLSDISYS
- the LOC104734180 gene encoding RNA polymerase II C-terminal domain phosphatase-like 2, coding for MNRLGHKSVVYNGDSRLGELDVSSSGHEFRFPNDEIRIHHLSPPGERCLPLAILQTIASFSVRCKLESSAPVKPPELMHLHALCFHELKTAVVLLGDEEIHLVAMPSKEKKFPCFWCFSVPSGLYDSCLKMLNTRCLSIVFDLDETLIVANTMKSFEDRIEALKAWISREIDPVRINGMSAELKRYMDDRMLLKQYIDNDYAFDNGVLLKAQPEEVRPTSDGLEKVFRPVIRLPEKNTVLTRINPEIRDTSVLVKLRPAWEELRSYLTAKLRKRFEVYVCTMAERDYALEMWRLLDPEAHLISLKELRDRIVCVKPDAKKSLLSVFNGGVCHPKMAMVIDDRIKVWEEKDQPRVHAVPAYLPYYAPQAETALLVPILCVARNVACNVRGYFFKEFDESLMNSISLVYYEDDVKNLPPPPDVSNYVVIEDPGFAANGNITAPPMMEGMCGGEVERRLNQAAAADHSTLPATSNAELKPETPKPQIAVIPNNSSTTTAAALLPSHKPSLLGAPRRDGFTFSDCGRPLMMRPGVDIRNQNFNQPPILAKIPMQPPSSSMQPPSSSMHSQGGRLVDDENRPSFPGRPSGVYPSQFPHGIQGSAPVASFTHPSHLRSEEVSTDDDLKRQNPSRQTAEGGLSQSHLVSNGREHHTDGGKNNGGQSHLFVSALQEIGRRCGSKVEFRTVMSTNKELQFSVEVLFTGEKIGIGMAKTKKDAHQQAAENALRSLAEKYVAHVSPLSKETEKDPRNDENGFLWESDEVVPNEGLEEKAPKESIPQL